Proteins encoded within one genomic window of uncultured Desulfobacter sp.:
- a CDS encoding sodium ion-translocating decarboxylase subunit beta, with amino-acid sequence MNALYPLFQTTGLFYVTPGIVVMWIIGLTLIYLAVGKSYEPLLLLPIGFGIILVNLPLAGLMTPHEGLLWKFYEYGIHWEIIPPVIFLGLGALTDFGPLIANPRLIFLGAGAQAGVYITFFAAQAFGFDLKAAATIGIIGGADGPTTIFLASKLAPSLLGVCAVAAYSYMALVPIIQPPVMKLLTTVDERKIRMAKGRKVGKLEKTLFPIVSTFIIILLVPASAPLISMFMLGNLFRESGVVDRLHNAAQNELMNIVTIFLGVPVGATMNAENFLRPQVIFVFCLGLFAFVISTMTGVLLAKLMNLCSKNKINPLLGAAGVSAVPMAARVVHKVGMEADKKNYLLMYAMGPNVAGVIGTVIAAGIFLTLLGG; translated from the coding sequence ATGAACGCGTTGTATCCCCTGTTCCAGACCACGGGGCTGTTTTATGTTACCCCAGGCATTGTGGTCATGTGGATTATTGGATTGACCCTGATCTATCTTGCCGTTGGAAAGTCCTATGAACCCTTGCTGCTGCTGCCCATCGGATTTGGAATTATCCTCGTTAACCTGCCCCTTGCAGGGCTTATGACCCCCCATGAAGGACTGCTCTGGAAATTTTACGAGTATGGTATCCACTGGGAAATCATTCCACCGGTCATATTTTTAGGATTAGGGGCGCTCACCGATTTTGGGCCGCTCATTGCCAATCCCAGGCTGATTTTTCTTGGTGCCGGTGCCCAGGCCGGGGTGTACATCACCTTTTTTGCGGCCCAGGCCTTTGGGTTTGACCTGAAGGCGGCGGCGACCATTGGTATCATCGGCGGGGCGGACGGCCCCACAACCATATTCCTGGCATCCAAACTGGCCCCCTCTCTTTTGGGTGTCTGTGCCGTGGCTGCCTATTCCTACATGGCCCTTGTGCCCATTATTCAGCCCCCGGTGATGAAGCTTTTGACCACCGTAGACGAAAGAAAAATCCGCATGGCCAAGGGCAGAAAGGTGGGCAAGCTTGAAAAGACTTTGTTCCCCATTGTTTCCACCTTCATCATCATCTTGCTGGTTCCGGCATCCGCACCGTTGATCTCTATGTTTATGCTGGGCAATCTGTTCAGGGAGTCCGGCGTGGTAGATCGTCTTCATAACGCCGCCCAGAACGAACTGATGAATATTGTTACCATCTTTCTTGGTGTGCCCGTGGGGGCCACCATGAATGCGGAGAACTTTTTGAGGCCTCAGGTGATTTTTGTTTTCTGCCTGGGGCTTTTTGCCTTTGTGATTTCCACCATGACAGGGGTGCTTTTGGCCAAACTCATGAACCTTTGTTCCAAAAATAAAATCAATCCGCTGCTGGGTGCGGCAGGTGTCTCGGCCGTACCCATGGCTGCCAGGGTGGTTCATAAGGTGGGCATGGAAGCGGATAAGAAAAATTATTTGCTTATGTATGCCATGGGGCCCAATGTGGCAGGTGTTATCGGCACTGTGATAGCAGCAGGTATTTTTTTAACTCTTTTAGGGGGGTGA
- a CDS encoding carboxyl transferase domain-containing protein has protein sequence MKSYFENMTPFGKALKKGTIKRTQNNYEQVLEAEKKILAAVDEVKHLGLPEEKINQRGQMTVWQRLEYIVDPDTWTPLHTLYNPADNIEGTTNVIDGLGKIAGKWAVVIGFDNKVMAGAWLAGQSENILRTTDLAKRLNIPLVWLVNCSGAKLTEQEKFYANRRGSGTPFFRHAELEQEGIPVLAAIYGTNPAGGGYQSISPTVLFAHEKCNMAVGGAGIVSGMSPQGGFTVDMAEALIQKAKEHREKPPGSVATHYDHTGFFRFVYKEEKEVLDGVRDYMKKLPAYDPEFFRVTAPKPPAFKAEDVMRLLPIASKTVYDFDDILARLVDGSEHMEYRPDYGPEIYTGLCKVDGLLVACIGNRQGYLGKGYPEYADYPGMGAKLYRQGLLKMSEFVTFCGRDRIPVIWFQDTSGIDVGDIAEKAELLGLGQSLVYSIQQSGLPMMLAILRKGTAAAHYVMGGPQANRNNAFTLGTCATEICVMHGETAAVANYARRLVKEKDAGRDLEPVVEKMNALAQQYKDTSTPLYCAKHGMVDEVVRLADLRHYMQAFAGAAYQNPKSICPQHQMILPRIIRDHTTAKDKE, from the coding sequence ATGAAATCCTATTTTGAAAATATGACGCCCTTTGGCAAAGCACTTAAAAAAGGGACCATAAAACGTACCCAGAATAATTACGAACAGGTGCTTGAGGCGGAAAAAAAGATTTTAGCCGCCGTTGACGAAGTTAAACACCTCGGTCTTCCCGAAGAAAAGATCAACCAGCGCGGCCAGATGACCGTATGGCAGCGCCTGGAGTATATTGTGGACCCGGACACCTGGACCCCGCTTCATACACTTTATAACCCAGCGGATAACATTGAGGGCACCACCAATGTCATTGACGGCCTTGGTAAAATTGCAGGCAAATGGGCGGTTGTGATCGGTTTTGACAATAAAGTTATGGCCGGTGCCTGGCTGGCCGGCCAGTCCGAGAATATTTTGCGGACCACAGACCTTGCCAAAAGGCTGAATATCCCGTTGGTTTGGTTGGTGAATTGCAGCGGGGCAAAGCTTACTGAGCAGGAAAAATTTTATGCCAACCGAAGGGGTTCCGGCACCCCGTTTTTCAGGCATGCGGAGCTTGAGCAGGAAGGCATTCCCGTGCTGGCGGCCATTTATGGCACCAACCCTGCCGGCGGCGGCTACCAGTCCATCAGTCCCACGGTGCTTTTCGCCCATGAAAAATGCAATATGGCCGTGGGGGGCGCGGGCATTGTCAGTGGAATGTCCCCCCAGGGCGGGTTTACCGTGGACATGGCCGAAGCCCTGATCCAGAAAGCAAAAGAGCACCGGGAGAAGCCGCCTGGATCTGTGGCCACCCATTATGATCACACCGGTTTTTTTCGCTTTGTGTACAAGGAGGAAAAAGAGGTTTTGGATGGTGTCAGAGATTACATGAAGAAGTTGCCTGCCTATGATCCTGAATTCTTCAGGGTGACCGCGCCCAAACCTCCGGCGTTCAAGGCCGAAGATGTCATGCGTCTGCTGCCCATTGCCTCCAAGACCGTATATGATTTTGACGATATTTTAGCAAGGCTTGTGGACGGTTCCGAGCACATGGAATATCGTCCCGACTATGGTCCTGAGATCTACACCGGGCTTTGCAAGGTGGATGGATTGCTTGTGGCGTGTATCGGAAATCGCCAGGGATACCTTGGCAAGGGATATCCCGAATATGCCGATTATCCAGGTATGGGCGCCAAATTGTATCGCCAGGGGCTGCTTAAGATGAGCGAGTTTGTGACCTTTTGCGGCAGGGACAGGATTCCTGTGATCTGGTTCCAGGATACATCGGGCATTGATGTGGGGGATATTGCCGAAAAAGCAGAGCTTTTAGGCTTGGGCCAGTCTCTGGTTTACTCCATCCAGCAGTCTGGGCTTCCCATGATGCTTGCCATTTTGCGCAAGGGAACGGCCGCTGCCCATTATGTCATGGGCGGCCCTCAGGCCAACCGGAACAATGCCTTTACCCTGGGAACCTGTGCCACGGAAATTTGCGTGATGCACGGAGAGACGGCAGCAGTGGCCAACTATGCGAGACGCCTTGTCAAGGAAAAGGACGCCGGCCGGGATCTTGAACCCGTGGTGGAGAAGATGAACGCCCTTGCCCAGCAATACAAGGATACGTCAACCCCATTATATTGCGCAAAACACGGCATGGTGGATGAGGTAGTACGGCTTGCCGATCTGCGGCACTATATGCAGGCCTTTGCAGGCGCGGCCTATCAGAACCCCAAATCCATCTGTCCCCAGCATCAGATGATTTTGCCCAGAATTATCCGGGATCACACAACAGCAAAAGACAAGGAATAA
- a CDS encoding CBS domain-containing protein, whose amino-acid sequence MKEIQIKTVMTPLLDYVTLKETDTVYDVFQILEKNNSDNRQAHRDVIVVDNNGKFKGKVTMLDIFRSLEPNYKKLFKNYKDGTLTKDYVINAVRDFNLWMEPIQNLCERGANIKISEIMHIPSDVEYLQENDSLEKALHEYVMGVHQPLIVKNGDTVTGVLRFCDLFEVIRDRMLACPAPE is encoded by the coding sequence ATGAAAGAAATTCAAATAAAAACGGTTATGACCCCCTTACTCGACTATGTGACCCTCAAGGAAACGGATACTGTTTATGATGTATTCCAGATTTTAGAAAAAAACAACTCAGATAACCGCCAAGCCCACAGGGATGTCATTGTCGTTGACAACAACGGCAAGTTCAAGGGAAAAGTGACCATGCTTGATATTTTCAGATCTCTTGAACCTAACTACAAAAAACTATTCAAAAACTATAAAGACGGCACACTGACCAAAGATTATGTGATTAATGCAGTTCGGGATTTTAACCTCTGGATGGAACCTATTCAAAACCTTTGCGAACGTGGCGCAAACATCAAAATTTCAGAAATCATGCACATTCCCAGCGACGTTGAATACCTCCAGGAAAACGACTCTTTAGAAAAAGCGCTACATGAATATGTTATGGGCGTCCACCAGCCTTTGATCGTAAAAAACGGCGACACAGTCACCGGCGTTCTTAGATTCTGTGATTTGTTTGAGGTGATCAGAGACCGGATGCTGGCCTGTCCTGCTCCCGAATAA
- the acd gene encoding glutaryl-CoA dehydrogenase Acd, giving the protein MDFDLSKELQMLQKELRKFAKKEIVPFADQWDEQHYLPIKEVMRPLGDMGYFGTVIPEEYGGEDLGFLAAMIVTEELAKASSSLRVQVNMQVLGCAYTIYKYGNEAVRKKYVEKLCTAEYIGGFGITEPDAGSDVMNIASTAEDKGDHWLLNGSKTWISNADVADCMLYYAYTDKSAGSKGLSAFVIEPKNFDGVTTSSLDKLGSHSSPTGELFLDNVKVPKENILGKPGDGAKIVFSSLNQTRLSAAAGGVGLAQACLDEAVKYCNQRKQFGKKIGEFQMNQDMIAQMATEIEAARLLVYKAAWAKDQGRLNNGMDVAMAKYMAGEVAYKCANYAMRILGAYGYSTEYPVARYYRDAPTYAMVEGSANICKWIIALDQLGIRKANR; this is encoded by the coding sequence ATGGATTTTGATTTAAGCAAAGAACTGCAAATGCTCCAAAAAGAGCTGCGAAAATTTGCAAAAAAAGAGATCGTTCCCTTTGCAGACCAGTGGGATGAGCAACATTATCTGCCCATTAAAGAGGTGATGCGTCCTCTGGGTGACATGGGATATTTCGGCACTGTGATACCCGAAGAATACGGCGGAGAAGATTTGGGGTTTCTGGCTGCCATGATTGTGACCGAGGAGCTGGCCAAGGCTTCCTCATCCCTGCGGGTGCAGGTGAATATGCAGGTGCTGGGGTGTGCATACACCATTTATAAATACGGCAATGAAGCGGTTCGCAAAAAATATGTGGAAAAATTATGTACTGCCGAATACATCGGCGGGTTCGGCATCACTGAACCGGATGCGGGTTCCGATGTCATGAACATTGCCTCCACCGCCGAAGACAAGGGAGATCACTGGCTGCTGAACGGCAGTAAAACCTGGATCTCCAATGCCGATGTAGCAGATTGTATGCTCTACTATGCCTATACGGATAAATCTGCCGGTTCCAAGGGGTTGTCCGCCTTTGTGATAGAACCTAAGAATTTTGACGGGGTCACAACCTCTTCCCTGGACAAACTGGGCTCTCACTCGTCTCCCACAGGGGAATTGTTTTTAGATAATGTTAAGGTGCCCAAGGAAAATATCCTTGGCAAACCCGGTGATGGTGCTAAAATTGTATTTTCATCTTTGAATCAGACCCGATTGTCTGCAGCTGCCGGCGGCGTGGGATTGGCCCAGGCCTGTCTGGACGAAGCCGTAAAATACTGCAATCAGAGAAAACAGTTCGGCAAAAAGATCGGCGAATTTCAGATGAACCAGGACATGATCGCACAGATGGCTACGGAAATCGAAGCCGCTCGACTGCTTGTCTACAAAGCGGCCTGGGCCAAGGATCAGGGCAGGCTGAACAACGGTATGGATGTGGCTATGGCCAAATACATGGCCGGCGAAGTGGCGTATAAATGCGCCAACTACGCCATGAGAATTCTGGGTGCCTACGGCTACTCCACTGAATACCCCGTGGCCCGATACTACCGGGATGCGCCCACCTATGCCATGGTGGAGGGCTCCGCCAATATATGCAAGTGGATTATTGCCTTGGATCAGTTGGGTATCAGAAAAGCGAACAGATAG
- a CDS encoding universal stress protein — protein sequence MFSKILLATTPADESKGASNLSFALARPRRSKLFVFHAYGLPEEGWSAIRYLLPSGKVEEVKKELEDYFSPQLSKIENYEVQVVPGIPQDEILRFARKKNVDLIVMGPHKVAENQPRIWGLTGSTLQKVSLKARCPVMIVPPDVPQIFPVDDVVLSKQDRKNFSILIVDDELSMRDSLREWLEDEGFYADMAESGAVALEMLEKKQYQLMLTDIKMPEMDGVTLLTRAKQNYPAMDVVMMTAYATIDTALKAMKTGALDYLVKPFDPDLLIPAVMKIHQDYEMIQGRLKVAFQNIVLAMDFSEPALCAFNYAFEIAKFYNASLHIFYAMPLLENDEYPSAERIEFQIQEAIEKMKTMFGTKLAGVVGYSIDAWEGAPHVEILKFARICHADLIVMAHHSKEKDPEKAVLGSTTLKVAGGAFCPVLSINRDFVPKPVV from the coding sequence ATGTTTAGTAAAATTTTACTGGCAACAACACCGGCAGATGAAAGCAAGGGGGCGTCTAATTTATCTTTTGCTCTGGCAAGGCCCCGCCGGTCCAAGCTATTTGTTTTTCACGCCTATGGCCTGCCCGAGGAGGGGTGGAGCGCCATTCGGTATTTGTTACCCAGCGGCAAGGTGGAAGAGGTGAAAAAAGAGTTGGAAGACTATTTTTCGCCCCAACTGTCGAAAATTGAAAATTACGAAGTCCAGGTGGTGCCGGGTATTCCCCAGGACGAAATTTTACGGTTTGCTCGGAAAAAAAATGTAGATCTCATTGTCATGGGGCCCCACAAGGTGGCGGAAAATCAGCCCAGGATCTGGGGGTTGACTGGTTCAACCCTGCAGAAGGTGAGTTTAAAAGCCAGGTGTCCCGTGATGATTGTGCCTCCGGATGTGCCGCAGATTTTTCCTGTGGATGACGTGGTGTTGTCAAAACAGGACCGGAAAAATTTTTCAATCCTCATTGTCGATGATGAGCTTTCCATGCGCGATTCTTTGAGGGAATGGTTGGAGGATGAAGGCTTTTATGCAGACATGGCGGAATCAGGTGCTGTAGCCCTTGAAATGCTGGAGAAAAAACAATATCAACTCATGCTCACGGATATTAAAATGCCGGAGATGGACGGTGTGACACTCCTAACCCGTGCAAAACAGAACTATCCGGCTATGGACGTGGTGATGATGACAGCTTATGCCACCATTGATACGGCGTTGAAAGCTATGAAAACAGGCGCTTTGGATTATTTGGTCAAACCCTTTGATCCGGATTTGCTTATCCCTGCGGTGATGAAAATTCATCAGGATTATGAAATGATCCAGGGCAGGCTTAAAGTAGCCTTTCAAAACATTGTCCTGGCCATGGATTTTTCCGAGCCTGCCCTTTGCGCATTTAACTATGCATTTGAAATCGCAAAATTTTATAATGCTTCTCTCCATATCTTCTATGCCATGCCCCTGCTGGAAAATGATGAATATCCATCTGCAGAGAGGATTGAGTTCCAAATTCAAGAGGCCATTGAAAAAATGAAGACTATGTTTGGAACAAAGCTTGCCGGGGTGGTGGGCTATAGCATAGATGCCTGGGAAGGCGCACCACATGTGGAGATCCTTAAGTTTGCCAGAATTTGTCATGCGGATCTGATTGTCATGGCCCACCATTCCAAGGAAAAGGACCCTGAAAAAGCTGTGCTGGGTTCTACGACCCTTAAGGTGGCGGGAGGGGCGTTTTGCCCGGTTCTAAGTATTAACCGTGATTTTGTTCCCAAACCGGTCGTTTAG
- a CDS encoding acetyl-CoA carboxylase biotin carboxyl carrier protein subunit, whose protein sequence is MSEDVLAPLSGKIVSLSVEPGEAIEEDDEILVIEAMKMETPIFAPCSGTVSTIAVKEGDAVEEDDLLAVID, encoded by the coding sequence ATGTCTGAAGATGTACTCGCCCCCCTGTCAGGGAAAATTGTCAGCTTAAGCGTTGAGCCGGGTGAAGCAATAGAAGAGGATGACGAAATTTTGGTGATCGAAGCCATGAAAATGGAAACTCCCATATTTGCGCCTTGCTCCGGCACAGTATCAACGATTGCCGTCAAGGAGGGGGATGCGGTGGAAGAGGATGATCTGTTAGCCGTCATTGATTAG
- a CDS encoding OadG family protein translates to MGDGVGVFLIGLLGVFTGMAFLYLSIKLTGRVVSALESGKTLKETTRHGGDK, encoded by the coding sequence ATGGGTGATGGGGTAGGGGTGTTTCTCATCGGTCTTTTGGGCGTATTCACGGGCATGGCTTTTCTTTACCTTTCCATTAAGCTTACCGGAAGGGTCGTCTCTGCTTTGGAGTCCGGAAAGACGCTTAAGGAAACCACCAGGCACGGAGGGGATAAATGA
- a CDS encoding flagellin has translation MTISFNNNPSALIAATMLEKTNTGLTNSLERIATGRKINSAADDAAGLTIANSLRSQSLATGQQMQNLSDNVSIAQTADGALGQITDILQDIRTQAENAAGGSHSQESLNAIQSDIQGSLDAINDIVDSTSYNGQNLLDGTYNRNGLSIASAYTSTLGSQETGFLSDIDITTPEGAQKALETLDRAMDQIGENRSSVGTTQNQYTSDIGNLSTMQLNQMASESEIRDVDIAEESIILNQMKLLRNANIYALNQSNEAQNKYADLLG, from the coding sequence ATGACAATTTCCTTCAACAACAACCCCTCGGCATTAATCGCCGCAACAATGCTTGAAAAAACCAACACCGGGTTGACGAACTCTCTGGAACGTATCGCAACGGGCCGGAAAATAAACTCAGCGGCAGACGATGCAGCAGGATTGACCATTGCCAACAGCCTGAGAAGTCAATCTTTGGCTACCGGCCAACAAATGCAGAATCTTAGTGACAACGTATCCATCGCCCAAACGGCTGACGGCGCGTTAGGCCAGATCACCGATATTCTCCAGGATATCCGAACCCAGGCCGAGAATGCTGCCGGAGGAAGCCACTCCCAGGAGAGCTTGAACGCCATCCAGTCTGACATTCAAGGCTCTTTGGATGCCATTAATGATATTGTAGACTCGACATCCTATAACGGCCAAAATCTTTTGGACGGCACTTACAACAGAAACGGCCTTTCAATCGCATCTGCGTATACATCAACCCTTGGTTCCCAGGAAACAGGCTTTTTGTCAGACATTGACATCACCACCCCGGAAGGCGCCCAAAAAGCCTTGGAAACTTTAGACCGTGCTATGGACCAAATCGGTGAAAACCGGTCTTCGGTGGGGACCACCCAGAATCAGTACACCTCGGATATCGGCAACCTATCCACCATGCAGCTCAATCAAATGGCATCGGAATCTGAAATAAGGGATGTGGACATCGCAGAAGAAAGCATCATTCTAAATCAAATGAAGCTGCTTAGGAATGCAAACATTTACGCCTTGAATCAATCCAACGAGGCCCAGAATAAATATGCCGACCTGCTGGGATAG
- a CDS encoding transglutaminase family protein, whose protein sequence is MKYKISHRTHYQYDTPASLSHSELVLIPRNSEFQTCNQSRVCLKPKPSVRSIRQDYFGNTVINICLESPHSELDILAEAEVTLHPAAQLMPDQTPLWEQVKEKMMVYETPRDLEAFEFIFPSPMVQPNKEIARWAAEVFTPGTPILRAALDLSHRIFTEFAYDPNATNTSTPLAKAFEIKRGVCQDFAHVGIACLRAMGLAARYVSGYLNTQPPPGKSKLVGADASHAWFSIYIPGLGWVDMDPTNDVVPNDQHITLAWGRDYGDITPVRGSVLGGGNHRLQVAVDVMQQPLS, encoded by the coding sequence ATGAAATATAAAATCAGCCACCGGACCCATTATCAATATGACACCCCGGCTTCATTGTCCCATAGTGAACTGGTGCTGATACCCAGAAATTCAGAATTTCAGACCTGTAACCAAAGCCGGGTTTGCCTGAAACCCAAACCGTCCGTCCGGTCCATACGCCAGGATTATTTCGGCAACACCGTTATTAATATATGCCTGGAAAGCCCCCATTCTGAGCTTGATATTCTGGCTGAGGCCGAGGTGACCCTTCATCCGGCAGCCCAGCTGATGCCGGATCAGACGCCGCTTTGGGAACAGGTTAAAGAAAAGATGATGGTGTATGAAACACCCAGGGATCTGGAAGCCTTTGAATTTATATTTCCCTCTCCCATGGTCCAGCCCAATAAAGAGATTGCACGATGGGCCGCTGAAGTTTTTACGCCGGGTACTCCGATACTCCGGGCCGCTCTTGATCTGTCCCATCGGATTTTTACAGAGTTTGCCTATGATCCAAATGCCACCAATACCTCTACCCCCCTTGCCAAGGCCTTTGAGATAAAGCGCGGTGTGTGCCAGGATTTTGCCCATGTGGGCATTGCCTGTCTTCGGGCCATGGGGCTTGCGGCCCGGTATGTCAGTGGTTATCTGAATACCCAGCCGCCGCCTGGAAAGTCAAAGTTGGTCGGTGCTGATGCCTCCCATGCCTGGTTCTCCATTTATATTCCGGGGCTTGGATGGGTAGATATGGATCCCACCAACGATGTCGTGCCCAATGATCAGCACATCACCTTGGCATGGGGGCGGGATTATGGAGACATTACCCCGGTTCGGGGTTCAGTGCTTGGCGGCGGGAACCACCGTCTTCAGGTGGCGGTGGATGTGATGCAGCAGCCCTTGAGTTAA
- a CDS encoding circularly permuted type 2 ATP-grasp protein — protein MRPTNESIPGNDPGPSGTKSVTPVFTTEILNQSTAVDLSNGKMQPPWDGLAKYLNSLGTAELSQRWKKARQIIHEHGSAYNVFNPTTATERPWTLDPIPLPISSRTWQNLEYGIQQRTKLLSLIFKDIYGRQEFINKRVIPAELIFGNPGFLRQCRFRGDRVTPDHHLFSSDLICLADGRWQVTSHGTQDPAGIGYALENRVILTRILPRMFHSKKVQRLAPFFKYLNLSLMEISGQKQQEPHIVMLCDGPFGAHYFEQVFLARYLGYTLVEANDLTTRGDWVFLKTLGGLQRVDVILRRIPDYACDPLLGSSRTFPGIPGLLQAVRAGNVAISNALGSGVLQSPGLFALLPKLCRDILGEPLLLENVDTFWLGSPDVLQRVVEEIKNNTRPMTLYSAFSPAHTRVVNTQTLAGPKIQELINAIQTTPYAWAGHYPVEPCTAPVWSEQGVKNRYTAMRMFSTAIMENAGTAPAKITDQVEAAVMSGGLARVADDSETLVLSGTQGKGQGAKDAWCLSERPTGFKSMLHRFTTPLEIHRGSDLPSRVADNMLWLGRYMERTEGMLRVIRSVLMRVHSETQLDKVREMPFFLRAMASLKIIAADLGRPDASFSVSLIEKELYRSIYGVQIQSSILNCLNNAIQVADRVRDRLSDDSWQILGRIEKGLVRIDPKNQSAQILEMLSDIILNMSAFAGLALESMTRGMGWRFMDMGRRIERALHMTTVMRSLIQGDTIPDANDLEAVLEVADSRITYHTRYRTTIHMEPLVDLLLLDEINPRSVGFQLAALYSHLESLPNSQPFSFRTKEEKIILDLTTRLRLADTQELMKPGEKDVLPNLEVLLEKLNKDLERLADSITQHYLSRIETEKQLNGQFEGKGYPVAEMVNNEI, from the coding sequence ATGCGTCCGACCAATGAATCCATCCCCGGGAATGACCCGGGACCGTCCGGGACCAAATCTGTTACCCCGGTATTTACCACGGAGATACTAAACCAGAGCACAGCCGTTGATTTAAGTAACGGTAAGATGCAACCCCCTTGGGACGGACTGGCTAAATATCTTAACAGCCTGGGGACCGCCGAGTTGTCTCAGCGCTGGAAAAAAGCACGGCAGATTATTCATGAGCATGGCTCTGCCTACAATGTTTTTAATCCGACAACCGCCACAGAACGCCCTTGGACACTTGATCCCATTCCTTTACCCATTTCAAGCCGTACCTGGCAGAACCTTGAGTACGGCATTCAGCAGCGTACAAAGCTGTTGTCTTTGATTTTTAAGGATATATACGGTCGTCAGGAGTTTATTAATAAGCGGGTAATTCCTGCAGAGCTAATATTCGGCAACCCTGGATTTCTTCGCCAGTGTCGGTTTCGTGGTGATCGCGTTACCCCGGATCACCATCTGTTTTCTTCAGATCTCATCTGCCTGGCCGATGGCAGGTGGCAGGTAACGTCCCATGGCACCCAGGATCCGGCAGGTATCGGGTATGCCCTGGAAAATCGGGTTATCCTTACCCGGATTTTGCCCAGGATGTTTCACTCCAAAAAGGTCCAGCGCCTGGCCCCGTTTTTTAAGTACCTGAATCTGTCACTGATGGAAATTTCCGGTCAGAAACAGCAGGAACCGCATATTGTGATGCTTTGTGACGGCCCTTTTGGGGCCCATTATTTTGAACAGGTCTTTCTGGCCAGATATCTGGGCTATACCCTGGTGGAGGCCAATGATCTGACCACCAGGGGCGATTGGGTTTTTCTTAAAACCCTGGGGGGGCTTCAGCGGGTGGATGTTATTTTGCGCCGGATTCCGGATTATGCCTGTGACCCCCTGCTCGGTTCAAGCCGGACATTTCCGGGTATCCCCGGCCTGCTTCAGGCGGTTAGGGCCGGCAATGTGGCCATTAGCAATGCGCTTGGTTCCGGTGTGCTTCAATCCCCAGGCCTGTTTGCTTTGCTGCCGAAGTTGTGCCGGGACATTCTAGGTGAGCCCCTGCTCCTTGAGAATGTAGATACATTCTGGTTAGGCTCCCCGGACGTTCTGCAGCGGGTGGTGGAAGAGATAAAAAATAATACCCGGCCAATGACCCTTTACAGCGCATTCAGCCCCGCCCATACCCGGGTGGTGAATACTCAAACCCTGGCCGGACCTAAAATACAGGAATTGATTAACGCCATTCAGACCACACCCTATGCCTGGGCCGGTCATTATCCGGTTGAACCTTGTACTGCGCCGGTCTGGTCTGAACAAGGCGTAAAAAACAGGTATACGGCTATGCGCATGTTCTCCACCGCCATCATGGAGAATGCCGGTACCGCACCCGCAAAAATTACGGATCAAGTGGAAGCCGCCGTCATGTCAGGTGGGTTGGCCCGGGTGGCCGATGACTCGGAAACCCTCGTTTTGTCAGGTACTCAGGGAAAAGGGCAGGGGGCCAAAGATGCCTGGTGTCTGTCCGAGAGACCCACAGGATTTAAAAGCATGCTTCACCGTTTTACCACGCCCCTTGAAATTCACAGGGGAAGTGATTTGCCCAGCCGGGTGGCAGATAACATGCTGTGGCTGGGGCGGTACATGGAGCGTACCGAAGGAATGCTGCGGGTGATCCGAAGCGTTTTGATGCGTGTGCACAGTGAAACCCAACTGGACAAGGTCCGTGAAATGCCGTTTTTTCTCCGGGCCATGGCCAGTTTGAAAATTATTGCTGCAGACCTTGGCCGGCCGGATGCTTCGTTTTCCGTAAGCCTTATTGAAAAAGAGTTATACCGGTCCATTTACGGGGTTCAGATACAAAGCAGTATTCTCAATTGTCTGAACAACGCCATCCAGGTGGCTGACCGGGTGAGGGACCGGCTCTCTGATGATTCCTGGCAGATTCTCGGGCGTATTGAAAAAGGGCTGGTTCGAATTGACCCTAAGAATCAGAGTGCGCAAATCCTGGAAATGCTCAGCGATATTATTCTGAATATGTCTGCATTTGCAGGCCTTGCCCTGGAGAGCATGACCCGGGGTATGGGGTGGCGGTTCATGGACATGGGCAGGCGCATTGAGCGGGCCCTTCACATGACAACGGTTATGCGCAGTCTGATCCAGGGGGACACGATTCCGGACGCCAACGATCTTGAGGCTGTGCTTGAGGTGGCGGACAGCCGTATTACCTACCACACCCGGTACCGAACCACTATTCATATGGAGCCGTTGGTAGACCTGCTTTTGCTGGATGAGATTAACCCACGGTCTGTGGGTTTTCAGTTGGCTGCACTATATTCACACCTGGAAAGCCTCCCCAATTCTCAGCCCTTTTCTTTCAGGACCAAAGAGGAAAAAATTATCCTGGATTTGACCACCCGGCTGCGGCTGGCAGATACACAGGAGTTGATGAAACCTGGGGAAAAAGATGTGCTGCCTAACCTGGAGGTATTGCTGGAAAAATTGAACAAAGATTTGGAACGCCTCGCCGACAGCATCACCCAGCACTATTTAAGTCGGATTGAGACGGAGAAACAGCTAAATGGCCAGTTTGAGGGGAAAGGTTATCCTGTGGCGGAAATGGTGAACAATGAAATATAA